Proteins encoded in a region of the Ursus arctos isolate Adak ecotype North America unplaced genomic scaffold, UrsArc2.0 scaffold_2, whole genome shotgun sequence genome:
- the LOC113267897 gene encoding putative olfactory receptor 1F12P — MEGENHTSASEFILLGLSSQPERQELIFGLFLVMYLLGAAGNLLIILAIGSNSHLHTPMYFFLSNLSLVDFCFISATVPKMLVNIQMQTRSISYGGCLTQIYFCILLANMDNFLLTAMAYDRYVAICHPLRYSTMMSLQICALMLGSSWLIASLHSLLHTVLMARLEFCASNVIPYFFCDLIPLLQLSCSNTQLNQLMILLVGGLIVLIPFLGILVSYTHIVSAVLKIPSARGKQKAFSTCGSHLTVVLLFYGTITGVYLNPSSSHSADKESLASVMYMVVTPILNPFIYCLRNKDMKGALRKLFGVKALSCGL; from the coding sequence ATGGAGGGAGAAAACCACACGAGTGCCTCTGAGTTCATCCTTCTAGGGCTCTCCAGCCAGCCTGAAAGGCAGGAGCTGATCTTTGGGCTCTTCCTTGTCATGTACTTGCTCGGGGCAGCAGGGAActtgctcatcatcctggccattGGCTCAAATTCCCACCTCCacacgcccatgtacttcttcctcagcaACCTTTCTCTGGTGGATTTTTGCTTCATCTCTGCCACAGTCCCCAAGATGCTTGTGAACATCCAGATGCAGACTCGGTCCATTTCCTATGGCGGCTGCCTAACCCAGATCTACTTCTGCATTTTGCTTGCCAACATGGACAACTTCCTCCTGACAGCAATGGcttatgaccgctatgtggccatctgtcaccccctacGCTACTCCACCATGATGAGTCTGCAAATCTGTGCCCTGATGCTGGGGAGCTCCTGGCTCATTGCCAGCCTCCACTCCCTCCTACACACTGTCCTCATGGCTCGCCTGGAGTTCTGTGCCAGCAACGTCATCCCTTACTTCTTTTGTGACCTCATTCCCCTGCTCCAGCTCTCCTGTTCTAACACCCAGCTCAACCAGCTCATGATTCTGCTGGTGGGAGGCTTGATTGTCCTCATCCCCTTTCTCGGCATTCTTGTGTCCTACACCCACATTGTGTCTGCTGTGCTCAAGATCCCATCTGCCCGGGGCAAACAAAAGGCCTTTTCCACTTGTGGCTCTCACCTCACTGTAGTCCTCCTCTTCTATGGGACCATCACAGGGGTCTACCTGAATCCCTCATCCTCCCACTCAGCTGACAAGGAATCATTGGCTTCAGTGATGTATATGGTGGTCACACCCAtactgaaccccttcatctactgCCTGAGGAACAAAGACATGAAGGGAGCGCTAAGAAAACTATTTGGAGTGAAGGCTTTATCCTGTGGGCTATGA